The sequence below is a genomic window from Deinococcota bacterium.
CCTGGGCGCCCTTTTGCTCCGGCGCGGCAAGGACGGGAGCGGCTGGGTCTACACCGAACCGGCCTCCCCTGCTCCCCCACCCTCTACCCCCGCACCCACCTCTTCCGCACCCGCCTCTTCCGCACCGCCCACCCCCGCCGAGCGTTCACCCGAGAGCGAAGTCGTCAAGAACGCCCTGCAGGGACGCGAGGACGTGCAAGCCGCCGAGGCCGGGGCTGAAACGCCCCTGACGGGAGCGGACGCCGAACTCTACTCCCGCCTCGAGAGCTGGCGCAAGGCCAAGGCCAGGGGCGAGAAGAGGCCCACCTACATCGTCCTCACCAACGATTCCTTGAGGCGCATCGCCCGCGAGAAGCCGCAAACGCTGGGCGACTTGAGCCGCGTCAAGGGCATCGGCCCGGTGAAACTGGAGCGCTACGGCGCGGAGATCCTGGCGCTGGTCCAACATGACCGTGCAGCGCCGAAAGAGCCCGGCGGCTGAGCAAGCCCTGCTCGCCGTACACCCTAAAGAAGGCCGAGTGTAGGAAGGTCGGGCTGGCCGCTAGAGGAGCAACCTATCGAGCGCCGTCAGGTCGGGCACCTGAACATCGGGCTGGCAGCCGGCAGCCAGAGCATCGCCCTTTGCGTCGCCCACCAGCACCGTCCTCATGCCGATACGCTTGCCTCCCCGCACGTCGGCTTCCGGCGAATCGCCCACCATCACCGCCTGCTCCGGGGTCAGGGCAAAGACGTTCAGGGCTTCACGAAAGAAAAACGCCGAGGGCTTGCCGACGAGCTGCGGCTGGA
It includes:
- a CDS encoding HRDC domain-containing protein, giving the protein MSNERITGILFIALGALALFVLVFLSGLAGAWLWAGTLAAALLYVYARGRGYAFLVAGSLLTGLAVGLVLGGSVGAILVSLGAGFFAIDRLEPRASSWPLYPAGALVALGLLVCLIRAGPFGWLLLAVLLIALGALLLRRGKDGSGWVYTEPASPAPPPSTPAPTSSAPASSAPPTPAERSPESEVVKNALQGREDVQAAEAGAETPLTGADAELYSRLESWRKAKARGEKRPTYIVLTNDSLRRIAREKPQTLGDLSRVKGIGPVKLERYGAEILALVQHDRAAPKEPGG